The DNA segment AGATTGATGCTGATGATGAACAGCGACAGGAAGGCGGCCGGCGCAGCGACGACCCAGGGCGCGAGCAGCATGAAGCCGCGCTCGGCGCTGATCATCAGCCCCCAGTCCGAGGACGGCGGCTGGGCGCCGAGACCCAGGAAGCTGAGCGAGACCGTCAGCATCGCCGCGAAGCTGAAGCGGATGCAGCTCTCGACGATGATCACCGGCAGGACGTTGGGGAAGAGCTCGCGGAACAGGATATAATCCGTCCGCTCGGCGCGCAGCTCGGCTGCCTCGATATAGGGGGCGGAGCGAACCGGCAGGACGGCGGAACGCACGACCCGCGCCACGCGCGGCATGAAGACGACGCCGATGGAGATGACGGCGTTGACCTCGTTCGGCCCCAGCACCGACACCACGAGCAGCGCCAGCAGCAGCGACGGAAACGACATCACCACGTCGCAGCCGCGCATGATCGCCTCGTCGAGCCAGCCGCCCTTGTAGCCGGCGAGCATGCCGAGCGCGATGCCGCCGAACACGCCCAGGATGGTGCTCAGCGTCGCCATCACCACGGTGACGCGCGTGCCGATGATCACGCGGCTGAGAACGTCGCGGCCATACCGGTCGGTTCCGAACCAATGCGCCCAGGATGGCTTGGCGAGCTTGAACGGGGTGAACTGTTCGGCCGTGTAGGGCGCGATGAGCGGACCGAGGACGGCGAAGATCACGAAGGCCGCGAGCAGGCTCGCGCCGAGGATGAAGGGAAAATTGCGATAGGGAGAGGTTTGCGCCCGCATGCCGCCCTCACTTCGCGCGGACGCGCGGATCGAGCGCCATGTAGCTGAAGTCCGCCAGCAGATTGGCGATGCAGTAGCCGGCCGAAATGAAGAACATCGCGCTCTGGATCAAGGGCAGGTCGCGCTGCTCGATGGCATAGAGCACGAGCGTGCCGATGCCGGGATAGCCGAAGATCTGCTCGACCACGACCACGCCGCCCAGCATCCAGCCGATATTGATCGCGATCACGGTGATGGTCGGCAGAAGGGCGTTGGGCAGCACATGGCGCAACAGCACGCGCAGGCGCGACAATCCCTTGAGCTCGGCGGCGCTGACGAAGCCCATCCGCATGGTCTCGATCAGGCTGCTGCGGGCGGTGCGGGTGATGTGGCCGAGCGATTCAAGCGCCAGCGTCATCACCGGCAGGGCCAGCACGACCATCAGGGCGAGAAGGCCGGTGCGGTCCTCGGTCGCGGTGTTCGACGGGAACCATTGCAGCCAGCCCGCGAAGACCAGGATCAGCCCCGATCCGATCACGAAAGCCGGCATCGAGACGATGACCAGAACGACGATCG comes from the Bosea sp. (in: a-proteobacteria) genome and includes:
- a CDS encoding ABC transporter permease, which gives rise to MRAQTSPYRNFPFILGASLLAAFVIFAVLGPLIAPYTAEQFTPFKLAKPSWAHWFGTDRYGRDVLSRVIIGTRVTVVMATLSTILGVFGGIALGMLAGYKGGWLDEAIMRGCDVVMSFPSLLLALLVVSVLGPNEVNAVISIGVVFMPRVARVVRSAVLPVRSAPYIEAAELRAERTDYILFRELFPNVLPVIIVESCIRFSFAAMLTVSLSFLGLGAQPPSSDWGLMISAERGFMLLAPWVVAAPAAFLSLFIISINLLGDSLRVILAVREI
- a CDS encoding ABC transporter permease; translation: MFRYVLLRLVLLAFTLFGASLLVFAIMQLLPDDAADVMLGMWSDRSGTAIEQLRALTGLDRPWWEQYLSWLGGMLKGDFGRSISFGAPIGPILFDRLGNSMVLAAPAMAIAVFLSLSLAMVSAIRAGSAVDHAISIVVLVIVSMPAFVIGSGLILVFAGWLQWFPSNTATEDRTGLLALMVVLALPVMTLALESLGHITRTARSSLIETMRMGFVSAAELKGLSRLRVLLRHVLPNALLPTITVIAINIGWMLGGVVVVEQIFGYPGIGTLVLYAIEQRDLPLIQSAMFFISAGYCIANLLADFSYMALDPRVRAK